GGAACATAGTAACCACTTTCAATCAGGGGCCATCTGTGGATGTAACTACAATATATGTCTCCTGTGTTTGCAAATAATGCACCAACAATTCAGACAGCAATGACAGTAAATTTCAAAAGCAACTACTCACTTATTATTTATAGCAGTTAATAGAGTATATAAGCCTTAATAAAACCTAACTAGGAAACTAGGATATTTAACCATCACTATTTCATTCCAGCATTCTTATATGTTTattaaagctaaaataaaaatgaggaCTGAActgcataaacaaacaacacatcacTTGATGTGTATATCttatatgtttatttgtccATTCTCTCTTAGATCTTGCTTTAAAATGCAACTGGTTTACCTTGGATAGCACAGAtatgcatttattcatttatttattaatagtTTGTATGGTTAAGCTGAGGATGACCATATTACTTCTCCCAGCATCATCACTCTGCTATCACTGTCTGTAAAAATACATGAGGTACTTTCAAGGTAGTTCCTCTGTAACGTAATGCACCCCTGAACAATGATCTTAAAAACCCTCTGCAGCCACTTATAATATGATGAGAATACTTATCATATGCAATATAGAAAATGATTCAGCATGCTCACATACTTTGTTGTTAATAGTGATTACAAAACATTATGAGCCTAATGTGAGCCTAAACGTCTCTCTGCTCAATATGATACATCTACAAAAAGGTTAGTAGATTCCTTTGCCTTCTTTGGCACTGAAATCAGTTTTGTCTCACATATACTGCCTCCCACTAGTGCAGACAGGCAACACaatgatttctttctttgttttaagaATGTCCTGTTGTTGCCCACCATTGCCTGGCCGTTGTTCACAACTCTCCCGCTGCAAAGGGTCTGCACTCACCAGCCTGTTCCTCAGGAGTCACGCAGCTGTTGCGGTCGGTGGCCAGGGTCCAGGGCGGAGAGCAGATGCAGTAGTACGACCCCGGAGTGTCCACGCAGTGCCCATTCTTACAGTTGGCTGGGTCCTCACACTCGTTCACATCTGTACAACAAAAAAGGGTTAACTCAGCATTCAAGAGAATTCATCCAGCAGTTGGGTAAATAGGGATAGAAGATACTAGCTTACTCACCTGCTACTGTCACCATCACACACTTCTTCTTGCTGGCATCTGGAGTCCAGGGCCGCTTGCAGTTGCAGTAGTAGGAACCCTCGGTGTTCACGCAATGACCATTAGTGCACAGAGACTCGTCGTGGCATTCGTTCACGTCTGAGGGAGAACGAGCAAACATAAGGAGCGACGTGAATCTGTTGTGAGGCATCTACAAAACCGTTCCGCCTCAAAACGCAAAAAAAAATGCTGCGCATCTCATCACTTACCGATGCACTCGAGAAGGTTGCTGTCATAGTAGAAGCCCTGTTGACAGTAGCACTCGTAGCCTGGCAGTGTGTTCTCACAGCGACCCTTCTTGCAGATTTCGTCGGCGAACAAAGAACACTCGTCGATATCTGTAGACAAGAAGGAATGCTTGTTTGAATGGACATTTTGgtgcaaacacaacaatattttTGATCTGTGCCCTGTGCCCTGGTGTGTGTTCATATGGTGAACCAAGTTGCATAATATGTACCATGGTAGGCAGGCAGGCTGTACTGGAGTCCTTCTTCATAGTAGAGACCTTGGCCGTTTGGACACAGGAAGTGGAACTCAGCTGGGTAAAGAACATCGGTAAGAGTTTAATAAACAGGACGTAGGATGAGTGGCACCCTAATGCATTCATTTAGCACTGGTGAACCCAATAGGAATATAATAGTGGCTAACGGTGTTAGCACAAAGTAGCCCtttaacacacaacacattgaGCACACTGAGCTACAGGACCATCAGTGACCCACTGTATGACTTGAATGTGAGTTTACTTGCATGTGTGCACAATGCAGTGTAATTGTACCTGACTGGGACACAGGGCAGGGATAGATCTCACAGTGGTCTCCCCATCCCACTCCAATGGAGCAGCAGCACTCCTGCTTGGTGACATTGGTGGCCAGGACACTGTCGCAGAACACAGTGTCATCGAGGTTCAGGTAGCACTCCTTCTTCTCGTCTGTCAGAACTCGAACCACTGCAGGAACAAACGCAGCGGGTTTTAGGGAAACAGAGGATTTGGTGCACAAATCCAGTGACTGGACTTGACCTTAAATGGGCTTGCCAAGCTGGCCTTACGTTTACTTTACTGCTTGAAAATTTGGggagtttgtttttcatataGAATATAGGATGTGATATGATTTAAAATTTTTGGCTTTTGGGTTTTCAgatttggtttgtgtttgaacTGAAATGTTCTGGGTTTGAGACAGGCAGGGATCACATGTTCAGGCCTGGTTAAAGCTCTGGGATGAATGTGGGTCTAGAGTAAAGCAGAAGGGAATCAGAAGAGGCTTACCctcacagctgtgtttgtccTCTGAGAGGACATAACCATgattgcagacacacacatacgaGCCTGGTCTGTTCTCACAAGAGCCGTAGGGCTGGCAGAGACTTCTGTCTGTGGCACATTCGTCGATGTCTGAAAGGGAAATCACACAGGCTGCTTGAAGTATTTGTTTCAATCCAAACACCATCTGAGTTGCAAACAAATAGATTTAGATCTTTTTTTAACAACCATAATTTTTAGGTaaagaagataaaaataagGATATTGACAATAAAAGAAACTCACCAGTTCCTGCATATGAGTTAATTACTGGTAAATTAAAGACAGCATTCTGTTCTGATAAAGGTCTGACCTTAAAAATATGAAGAGACTGACCTTGGCATCTCCTGCCTCCAACCAGTGTGTAGCCTTTCTGGCACTCGCAGTGGTATGAGCCCATGCTGTTGATACAGTGGCCCCTCTGACAGTTTGATGGCCTCTCACACTCATTGATATCTGAAGggaaggaaataaaaaacaatgaaggAATGTGAGACATGCGGTGAGCAGCACTGAACTCAGTCACACTTAATTTGGACATGCTGATTAGTTATTAAGTGACAATAATGTGCCTATTGCTTGTAAGGTGCTTAATAATGGCAGATTGGTTTGTCGAATAATTCATGCCTTCACAGTGGCTGCCTTCCTGTGTGCGCTGGTATCCCGGGTAGCACTGACATTGAAACGAGCCCTCTGTGTTGATGCAGTGGCCGTAAGCACACAGCCTGACGTCCTCACACTCATCAATGTCTGtttgggagagagaggaaaaaaacattcagccTGTGTGAATCTGCAGAATATAACTTAGACCTGCTTAAGTACTGTCATGTAAAGGTTAGGTAAGCATTACTCACCACTGCACCCTTTGCTGTCTGCAGATGGAAGGAAACCCTCGTTGCACAGGCAACGGTAAGTACCAGGAAGGTTCTCACACCGCCCATTCGGACAGATGCCAGGCTTCTGACACTCATTAATGTCTGGTGAAACATGAAGGAATAAAAGAAGATCAATTATAGTGTCACAGTGACATGTTTGTTGTAATGgatatctgtttttttatttgtactcTTGCTCAGTTCGACTCCACACTATTGACTGGTTGATATTAACAAGGCCTGATTCTCCAATACtgatattaatatattttacattattgttgTACAACTACATCATGTCTTGTTTCTGTATATTATTATGCTGTAACTGAGGTATATGATGCAGATACAGTGGCTTCAAAAACTGAATTGCTCAAAATGAGTGTATTCCCAAGTGTCTGTAATCACTAAAGAATATGTGGGATacatgtaatatataatatttatctTGATGTAATTTTTAAACGTTGTTTTCTTTCTACAGTAGGTTGATCTAAGATGTAATAAAGTCCAACACACTACTGGCTCCAGCTAAAACAATCTGATGCAAAGACATATTTTAAACAAGTTCTGCTCAATAGTGACAAACTGACTGAATGATCATATGCtatacagcagcagaggcatGAATTATCGAGGGGTAGTCACTGCTCAGTGTGATCGATGTTGTCCATTTTTCACAGTCGTGACATAACTGTAAACTCCTTTTACTAAAGGAGCAGGTCAGCTTTTTCTTCAATTTGAATTTTTATCCAAATAATAATTTGGTAATACATCACAGAAAGCAGactaaaacagataaaacaacaagTTAATAAGTGATGGATTTTGCTGCTCGGCTGGGAGGCACTCACCATAGCAGGTGCCGGAGCGGGCCTCGTGACCAGGCAAGCAAGGGACACACTCATAGGAGCCTGGTGTGTTCTCACACTGCTCGTTGGGACAGGTGTCAGGATTCAAACACTCATTTATGTCTGGAACGAAGCAGAAGTTTTTATAAAGtgttcacaaacacatgcagcagaGGACAGACGCAAGCATATTACAGTGACACCGACATAATAAGTGTTTTGTCAGTGGAAAACCTTGGCACTAATACCCACAGTGTCATAATAATCAGCGTCTTTGTACCTTCACAGGCTGGATGACGGTGTGACTTGCTCCTGAACCCGCTGTGACATTCACATTTATAAGAACCGGGCAGGTTCATGCACTGGCCTCCGACACCACAGATATCTTGCTTAGAGCACTCGTTCACATCTGCAAAACAGTAATGATAATGTCAATGCAGGATCTGATaacctctaaaaaaaaaaatggaatcCACTCACTCTAACTTACCTACGCACTTAAGTCTCCCATGCTGCACCATGTGTTTATATCCCTGACGACAGAGGCATTTGTAACTTCCTTCTATGTTGACGCAAAGGCCTCTGCCGTGGCCGCACGGCTCAGACTCACATTCATTATCATCTggaagacaggagagaagattGAGATGATGGATATGATGAAATTTTAATAAAGCCATCGATAAATCATGTATCAAATGTGCAAAtcttaaattaaaatgtgtcaaGTACGTTTTTATCCTTCCcattaaatatgtatatgtCTATGAGAGGAAACGTTcactcaaaacaaacaacaaaacacgCAGAAATTTCCTGGAGTCAAGAGTTTGCCAAGGGAAACGCATGCATAAGAAACTTCATGAGAAATTTCTTGCCACCGTCCCATCCCTGCACCTCCTCTAACCACCGTCTCTACCATCGCCTCTTACCCTCACAGATGTTCCTCTGCGGGTTGAGATGGTAGCCAGGGTGGCAGTGACAGATGTGGCCGTTCAGGCTGGTCTCACACTCTCCATGACCACAAATGTTCCTGCTTAGCCTACATTCATCTGTCTCGGCTTCAAGGAGGGAACACAGAGTGGACCAGCAtcatatatatacatgcatatatatagatacattgatgtttgtgtgcatatatattagtatttaatatatatatacatataaagtTGATAACATCCATGCCATACCTAAGTTCCTCTATCTTTAGCCATGTTCACACtgttaaaaattttaaattacttctaactttttcacattaaaaccaATGACACTGGATTTCTTAAGGAGTACTTTCTAATAATTTGGAGACACATGTGTTACAGACCAGAAtcagaaagcaaaaaaagcaaacaaatgcaGTAATTGTTACTGGTTACTGGTTATCTTTGAGggaatgttttttctttttatgaaaaTAAAGTCTGTCTCACATAATCCACTTTCAAATACCAGTATAACATGTAGTTACGGGAACACGTGCTTccataaaacacaaagagtgTGAACATAGCCTTAAGGCTGGTTCATGCTTCATGGTTCAATGACCATGACATCCAAAGTGTCCAAAAGCATCAGTTAAAGAAGCATGCGTCTGTTTCTGTTATCATTTCTAGCAACACGGATTGTCTCAGTGTAAAATAACTTCTGTGCATGCTGTCGTAAATCAACTCTATTACATGGAGAAAGTCAACATGTCATTTGCGAGTGATGGACCCAAAGCTCACCACGATAGCTTCTCTTACTGAGGAATGTGGAGAGCTGGAATTTCCAGTTTTGAGGCACATGAAGCATGAAGCAGCGTTTTACAGGAGCAGCTCTCTATGTTAACGTTAACTCTTAGTTAATGCAGAATACTATAGGTGTTTGAATAGGTCTGAATTTTgctgtttggggggggggggggggggggggggtgagaacTCACGCAAgacttttgtctgtgtttcgAAGGGGTCATTGCCCGGTGTCATTCGGATGATTGTCGGAGGAGTGGGTTTAACAACTGTGGATCCAACAGAGAACATGATGAAGTGGACAGAGAAGGAGATATGACATGTTGAACTTAAGTCgtgatgtttttgtctttaccACACATGGGGATCATTTCTCTGCATCTACATCTATCAGTCGTTGTTGCAGTTAGCAGCAAGAAAGAAACTATCCCCTCATTAAGAGCCAGTAGCAAACAAATTTtcacttgtgtttattttatcacaCAGGTATAAATTTGGCTGCTTATATTAGATGGTGTGTTTACCGGGTACACGAGGACTGCTGGTGCTGGTGGGAGTCTGCACAGGGGTCGTCGTCTCTGGTGGCCTCTCCTGATTGAAAGAATAATCAGATCTTACAAAAGCTAAAATTAACAAGCTCTAACTCTGCattaaaaacagtaattatATCTTACCGGCCGCTTTGGCTCtgaaaaaaatggagagagagagatagagaggtaTTAGAACCGTGAATTCACATGAATCATACAAAAAACTGAACATAAAAATGTGTGACGCCTTAGGAAAAAGAGTTTCAACGCTTTTTGACTCACCCTCCTTATCAGGCTTGCGGGGGAAGATGATGGGAGGGAAGGCAACGGTCTCTCTAATATTCTGGAGAAAGTAGCCTTTCCCAGCAGGGCAGATCTTACTGAAGGCCACTGAGCACCACatggagagaggggggaggattGTACAGTtactttatttcactttgtaaAAATCTCACATACTGCAAAAAACATGCATGAAGTGtattctttaaaatatatttttcgGAAGATGAACTCTCCCTCAAATCTAACAGCATGTGCAGTGGATTGTTTATGAACATCCTAAAAAAAAAGGTACTAATTGAAGTGAAACTTTGCTCTGAAAAGGATTACACCCATTTccagttatttttaaaacttgtaGACAGCATAGAGAAACACAGATATTAACTACAGAGTGTAGTAGGAGCTAAAATGGAACCAAACAGAAACCTCACTCATAATGACTCTTGAATGTTCATTAtagtcatatttattttattttttttaaacagtttacaTCTCCAGTTTCTAAGTCAGTCATCAGACAAGAAGAGTAAGAGGTTCTTCTCATAAGTATTTACATGCACTTGAGCTGCGTAATGACTCAGAATAATCAAGTCAATATATCAAACTTAATAATTCTGATAAaatcattaattaaaaacaagtcGAATGGGTGAGATTAATATGAATGTTACATTTTAGGGCAGTAAAAACTCTGTAACACATAAATTTACGCAGTAAAGAATGATAATTTAATAACTTTCATAACTTCTGACATGACAACATAATGAcccacataaaatgaaatgcaatttATCTTtactcccccccacccccgctcCTCTAAGTGTCCGTCCACTCACCTGTGCCCACCTGAGGACATCTTTCACAGTTACGGCCCCAGGCTTTGCCCACCGTGCAGCAGCACATCTCCTGGGTGAGGTGGGTTGGCAGCGGGTGCTCGCAACCCCTGGCCTCGGACGCCATAAGGAAGCAGTGAGCCTGCTCGGCTGGAGACTctgacagaggaagacagaggggTTTTTATTTGAGATGAAAGTTTAACGTCATTCCAGTGGATATTCtgtaaaaagaagagagaaaaagacccAGACAGGGCTCCTCACTCACCAACGCATCGATtcctgtccagcaccaaaccGGCCTTACAGGAACATTTGAAGCTGCCCAGTGTGTTCAGACAGTCTCCATTCTGACAGACACCCTGTATGGAGCACTCGTTGATATCTTCAAGGTCAGAAGGTGgggtgtaaaaatgtaaaggtaAGTACAAGTACATTTTATGTACTTACTTACATAAGTAcataaaaactagaaaaaaaaaaaaaaaacagaaacaacccCCAAACTGAGCCCTTGATTTGTCCTTGTTATAAAACTACATCCTGCCTGTTACCTTGACAGTGAGTGCTGTTGAATCTTTTATAGCCTTGTGGACAGGTAGAGCCATAGTCTTCCACAATGGTCTGTTTGACTGATGCATCTGAGGGAGGAGAAGACATGGTAAAACAGAGGCAAAGGTATGAGAAAAGCGAGAGTGAAACACACATTGTGGAGAAAGAAGAGCTCCAGATAGATGtccaaaataaaccaaaataaaactggaaaagCCATTTCTAATAATCCAGCTGTAGTAAAAGTTTGAACACCTAGTATAACAAGTTTCAGCTCCTGTAAGCATTTTGCCTTTAGAAAGTGAAGAAATCTCAACAGTAACTGTTAAAGATTCATTAACGTCAGGAAACTTTACAGGATGTTTAGCCATTATCTTTAAGCACCCACAAGGTATATCCCTTAATCCACTACTTATTCTTCGCAAAACTTCTCACCACCTTTCACCTCACCTTTGACTGTGCTCTAAATAGGGAGCTGGAACCAAGgggcaattagcttagcttagcattaagactggaaactgggggaaactgttagccttGCCCTGTCCAGTTAAAAAAGGACAAGTGTAAAAAAACTGGAGACCAGAGAAAGGCATCTAAAATTAAGAGTAACTCTCTGCCACCTCTCCACCAGAAAGTGTCAAAACCTTTCCTTTAacacttcttctcttctttacTGAAGACAGTTTTTCATGAGGCCTACGATGAATTGTAACTTGTCACtgaacagatttaaaaattCTGTCATGGGGTTTAAACTCATAACAATGCATTATTCTTCCCCTTGAGGGGCCTTGAACTTCTAACACAGAAGTCCAATTTTCCACAAGGGAGTAAAAACATGTTAGGCAGTTTTATTACAGAGCTCTGGGGAAGActacacgcacacaaacattttgaaaGGACAATAaaaaggggagggggtgggggactGTAGcttatttttgccattttcatAAATGGATTATGAATGTAACAAAACAGGCAGCACTGTGGGCAGGGATCCAGTTGTCTAAAGACTAACCAGACGCACAGTATCAGGTTTTTTTGTCAAAGGCTGCATTGTCTGAGTCAGTACTGAGAGAGGGGGAATAATAGCAGAGTGGAAAAACGTGAGTAGCCAACATTTTCTTGAAATTCAATCTTCAGCAATGTGATGACAGTCCTGCACTGGGCAGGCCCATAGGAACATGCTTAAGTAGAGGGTTATTTTCCacattctctttttctgtctcactgtctgtatGTAATTCCCGTAATTTcttccgtttttttttttttttttttttttttcccttccaaACGTTTGACACACTCCCTACCCAACCTTACCACTAACTTTCATGTACATACTTGAACACATTTTTATAGAGGTATGAAGTGATTGTTTTAATCTAGGGCCATAATTTCATAAGGTGGAAGGTATAAATTGCTGAGGATTCTCGACATTTTTGGCTCAATAAACAATAATTTATTCCCAGGAACACACAAGGCGTAGATCAGATAAAAATCTACAGAGGATTACTGTGAGAAAACAATTTGTTGCACTTTCACATCTGAACATAAACACCAGATACAAGTAAACAAAGAGTGCGGGATGTCTACAAAGCTGGAAAAAGTGATttagtaaaagtaaatgtaaaatgaacatTTAGAACAGAGGAGAATACACCGTAACTCACTTGGTAGTTTAGGGCACTGATAACACTTGTTTTGTCCCCATGAATTCCCCACACTGCCGCAGCAATCCTCCTGATTGGTCAGAACAGGAAGTGGGGTGCTATTGCACTAAAGCAAGATGAGACAGCGAAACGTCAACACTAGAAATAAATATGGGCAAAAGGTTTAATGTCCGTCACTGCGCGGACATGTGACTGAACTCACGGCTTGTTTGGGTGTGGTCTCCTGGAAGCACCGCCCCTTTGGTTTGTGTCTGGCAGGGATCGGGCGCGGCCCCGTCTTGTGAGGAGGCTTGACATCCGATTGGTCGAGGGGTTGAATGACTACGGAGGTGTCTGGCGTGTGGTGAACGCGCACGTTAATCTGcactgaaaatacagaaaaggtAGAAATCAGAGGAATGAAATGTGTCACAGAATATATTTTCCATCATCAATGAAAAACCCGACCGAGAGATGCTGAAGCGAAGGATACCTTCAGACGAGTGGTGCCCCACTGGTGACAAAGgtaaagtaaaaactgagtGTGTTTGCGTCAATTGGGTACGCCCTATGCCTGACTGCTCCACCAGTTTCTGGCCGTCTGGCTTAAGAGATAAGGGGTAGACAGGCTGCTTGTTGCCCCGCGCTGCCTGAGCTTGCTGCGTCTGCTGGAGTGGAAACTGGCAGAGCCGACCAGTGAAGCCAGGCGGGCAGAGGCAGTGCTTCCTCGAGCTGCATACTCCTCCATTCATACACGTCAGGGGACACAcaactgtggagagagagacagacagagagagagagagagagagaggagcagagctgTCAGAGACTCACACAGGTCAACAGTTCATAACCATGAATCACATCAAATGAGAG
The DNA window shown above is from Lates calcarifer isolate ASB-BC8 linkage group LG20, TLL_Latcal_v3, whole genome shotgun sequence and carries:
- the ltbp3 gene encoding latent-transforming growth factor beta-binding protein 3 isoform X1 is translated as MPSLIAHLLVIWLSVHRLVWCTERSSTRERFKVVIAPLICKRICLKGQCQDTCEQGNNTTLIAENGQAADTLIGQGFRVVVCPLTCMNGGVCSSRKHCLCPPGFTGRLCQFPLQQTQQAQAARGNKQPVYPLSLKPDGQKLVEQSGIGRTQLTQTHSVFTLPLSPVGHHSSEVQINVRVHHTPDTSVVIQPLDQSDVKPPHKTGPRPIPARHKPKGRCFQETTPKQACNSTPLPVLTNQEDCCGSVGNSWGQNKCYQCPKLPNASVKQTIVEDYGSTCPQGYKRFNSTHCQDINECSIQGVCQNGDCLNTLGSFKCSCKAGLVLDRNRCVESPAEQAHCFLMASEARGCEHPLPTHLTQEMCCCTVGKAWGRNCERCPQVGTVAFSKICPAGKGYFLQNIRETVAFPPIIFPRKPDKEEPKRPERPPETTTPVQTPTSTSSPRVPVVKPTPPTIIRMTPGNDPFETQTKVLPETDECRLSRNICGHGECETSLNGHICHCHPGYHLNPQRNICEDDNECESEPCGHGRGLCVNIEGSYKCLCRQGYKHMVQHGRLKCVDVNECSKQDICGVGGQCMNLPGSYKCECHSGFRSKSHRHPACEDINECLNPDTCPNEQCENTPGSYECVPCLPGHEARSGTCYDINECQKPGICPNGRCENLPGTYRCLCNEGFLPSADSKGCSDIDECEDVRLCAYGHCINTEGSFQCQCYPGYQRTQEGSHCEDINECERPSNCQRGHCINSMGSYHCECQKGYTLVGGRRCQDIDECATDRSLCQPYGSCENRPGSYVCVCNHGYVLSEDKHSCEVVRVLTDEKKECYLNLDDTVFCDSVLATNVTKQECCCSIGVGWGDHCEIYPCPVSQSAEFHFLCPNGQGLYYEEGLQYSLPAYHDIDECSLFADEICKKGRCENTLPGYECYCQQGFYYDSNLLECIDVNECHDESLCTNGHCVNTEGSYYCNCKRPWTPDASKKKCVMVTVADVNECEDPANCKNGHCVDTPGSYYCICSPPWTLATDRNSCVTPEEQADVNECQDPSYCKNGRCENTPGSFHCFCDPPRTFSAALKQCVYDDRTAAHKDVCFLQVDEGLICSEPRNGMVVTYSECCCHYGRGWGPECNTCPPRNSEMFSRLCEMHLETESDGEQDFLAAFANYNPGDSSEEDSDECSCANGRCVRSYLGTMCECNTGFRLDHSRTRCIDIDECAEPGARVSPCKNARCVNTAGSYKCFCKHGFMATRRPNICVRRRTR